The region AGCAAGTTAGAGTTGCTTCTGAAGTTTTAGCTAGTGAGTATGGTATTGCTTCAGAGCTTTATTCTGTAACTTCATACAATGAATTAGCAAGAGAAGCACAAGATGTAGAAAGATATAACTTATTACATATTGATGAAGAGGATAAAGTTCCTTTCGTACAAACTGCTCTTGATAGTGATGATGATACAGTTATTATCTCTGCAACAGATTATATTAAAGCATACTCTGAGCAATTGGCTCCATTTGTAAAAGGAACTTTTAAAGCTCTTGGTACTGATGGTTTCGGAAGATCTGATTCTAGAGCAAACTTAAGATCGTTCTTTGAAGTTGATACAGACTTTATTGTATTTACTACTTTAGCTCAACTGGCTAAAAAAGGTAAGATTGAAAAATCTGTATTAGTTGATGCAATGAAAAAATACAACATTGATCCAGAAAAAATCAATCCATTAAAAGCGTAAGGGGTAATTGATGAGTAAAATTGTAGATATTTTTATTCCTGATTTAGGGGCTGATAAAGACGTTGATTTAATTGACATTATGGTTAATGTTGGAGATACAGTTGAAGAGGAAGATGGACTTATAACTCTTGAGACTGAAAAAGCATCTATGGATGTACCAACAACACATGGTGGAGTTATTAAAGAGATTCTTGTAAAAGTTGGTGATAAAGTAAATTCTGGTGATTTAATCGCTAAAGTTGAAGTTGAAGAAGAGGGTGTATCTGAAGCACCAGCTGCAGAACCTGCAAAAGCGGAAACTCCAGCTCCTACAACTTCTGCACCTGCAACTGAATCTACTGATTCTTCAGCACCAATGGATTTAAAATCAGCAGAAGATGAATTAAAAGCTATTTCAGCATCTGGTGCTGAAATCTCTTGTCAGTTTGTAAATGAGCAAACTATTTGTTCAGTAGTTGAAGAGGTTTATATTCCTGATTTAGGTGCTGACAAAGATGTTGATTTAATCGATGTTATGGTTTCTGTTGGTGATACAGTAGAACTAGATGATGGATTAATCACACTTGAAACAGAAAAAGCATCTATGGATGTTCCTGCACCATTTGCTGGTGAAATTTTAGAACTGTTTGTAAAAGCAGGAGATAAAGTAAATTCAGGTGATTTAATCGCTAAGATGGTTAAAACTGTTGTTATGGAAAGTAAAGTTCCAACTCCAGCAAAAGCAGCACCAGCTCCAGCACCTGAGAAAAAAGAGGAAAAAGCACCTGCAACTGTTCAAGCAGCAGCTGCTAGTGTAACAGCTGAGAGTTCAACTGTACTTCAAGAAAAATCTAAAAAAGTATATGCTTCTCCATCAGTTAGAAGACTTGCACGTGAGTTTGGTGTTGATTTAGGTTTTGTAAAAGGTAGTGGTAGAAAAGGAAGAATCCTTAAAGATGATGTTAAAGCTTATGTAAAAGAGCAATTAAATAAACCTGCAGTTGCAGCTGGTGGAACTGGTCTTGGATTTGCCTTCCCTGAGCTTAAAGAGGTTGATTTCTCACAATTTGGTGAGATTGAAACTGTTGAACTTAGCAGAATTCAAAAAATCTCTGGACCATCATTACACAGAAACTGGGTTTCTATGCCTCACGTTACTCAATTTGATGAAACAGATATTACAGAAATGGAAGAGTTTAGAAAAGCTCAAAATGCAATTGCAGATGGATTTAAATTATCTCCACTTGTATTTGTTGTTAAAGCTGTTGCAAAAGCACTTGCAATTCATCCTAAATTTAACGCATCATTAACTCCTGATGGTCAATCATTAGTTATGAAAAAATATTTCCATATTGGTGTTGCTGTTGATACTCCAAATGGTCTTGTAGTTCCTGTTATCAAAGATGCAGATAAAAAAGGATTTAAAGAGATTGCTCTTGAGTTAGCTGATTTATCTCAAAAAGCAAGAGATGGAAAACTAAAAGCAACTGATATGCAAGGTGCAAGTTTCACTATCTCATCTTTAGGTGGAATTGGTGGTACATACTTTACTCCAATTATCAATGCACCTGAAGTTGCAATTTTAGGATTATCTAAATCACAAATGAAACCAGTATGGAACGGTGAAGAGTTTGCACCAAGACTTATGTTACCATTATCATTATCTTATGACCACAAAGTTATTGATGGTGCAGATGGAGCAAGATTTACAACTACATTATCACAATTATTAAGTGATATTAGATTGTTAAGTCTATAAGGAGTTAGAATGGGAAAAATTGTAGATATTGTTATTCCTGATTTAGGCGCAGATAAAGATGTAGATTTAATCGATGTTATGGTTGCTGTTGGAGATACAGTTGAAGAGGAAGATGGACTTATCACTCTTGAAACAGAAAAAGCATCTATGGACGTACCAACTACACATGGTGGAGTTATTAAAGAGATTCTTGTGAAAGTTGGAGATAAAGTAAACTCTGGTGATTTAATTGCTAGAGTTGAAGTTGAAGAGGAAGCAGCAGCGGAAGCTCCTGCTCCTAAAACAGAAGCTCCAAAAGCAGCACCAGCTAAACCAGCTCCTACTTCTACTGATACTAGTGGAGCAGGGGAAGTTAAAGGTCAAGTACTAGTTATAGGTGCAGGTCCTGGTGGATATTCTGCTGCATTTAGATGTGCTGACTTAGGTCTTGATACTGTTTTAGTTGAGAGACACGATACTTTAGGTGGGGTTTGTTTAAATGTTGGATGTATTCCATCAAAAGCACTTTTACACGTAGCTAAAGTTATAGAAGAAGCTGAGCATATTAACCATGCTGGTATCAAATTTGCTAAACCTGAGATTGATTTACCAGGTGTTGCAGCATACAAAAGTGGAGTTGTAAAAAGACTTACTGATGGACTTGCTGGTATGGCGAAAATGAGAAATGTAAAAGTTATCCAAGGTACTGCAAGTTTTATTGATGAAAACTCTGTTGTTGTAAATCATACAAAAGATGATGGAAAAACAGTTGTTAAATTTGATAGTTGTATTATTGCTGCTGGGTCTCAAAGTTCTAAAATGTCATTTATCCCTCATGAAGACCCAAGAATTTGGGATTCTACAAATGCATTAGAGGTAAAAGAAGTACCTAAGAAAATGCTTATCATGGGTGGTGGTATCATCGGACTTGAGATGGGTACTGTTTACCAAAAATTAGGTTCTGAAGTTGATGTTGTAATCAGAGGACCTCAAGTTATGACTGGAACTGATAAAGATATCGTTAAGGTATATACAAAAGCAAATGAAGAGAGATTTAACTTTATGTTTAAAACTCAAACTCAAGCTATTATCCCTAAAGAAGATGGTATCTATGTTGAGTTCAAAGGTGATAACGCACCAGCACCAAAAACTTATGATGCAGTTTTAGTTGCTATGGGAAGATCTCCAAATGGTCTTAAAATAGGTCTTGAAAATACTGGTATTGAAGTTGATGAAAAAGGATTTATCTCAGTTGATAATCAAATGAGAACAAAAGTTCCTCATATCTTCGCTATTGGTGATATCATTGGTGGACCAATGTTAGCACACAAAGCAGTACATGAAGGACATGTGGCAGCAGAAGTTATTGCAGGTCACAAAGTATTCTTTGAACCAAAACAAATTCCAGGAATTGCATATACATTCCCAGAAATTGCAACTGCTGGTATGAGTGAAATTGATGCAAAAGAAGCTGGAATCAACTATGAAGTTTCTTCATTCCCTTGGTCTGCTTCAGGTAGAGCAATCGCTTCTGATGTATCAGGTGCAGGTATGACTAAACTTATCTTCGATAAAGATACACACCAACTAATTGGTGGAGCAATCGTAGGAGATAACGCTGGAGAACTACTAGGAGAAATCTCACTAGCGCTAGAGATGGATTGTGATGCAGAAGATATTGGATTAACAATTCACGCTCACCCAACATTACATGAGTCTGTAGGTATGTGTGCAGAGATATTCCACGGGAGTATTACTGACTTGCCTAATGCGAAGGCTGTTAAGAAGAAATAGTTTTTTAAACTGTTTTGGAAATAAATGAAACCCATCTTCTTTTTTAGAAGGTGGGTAACGTTTAAAATGGCCAATGAATTGCCTGCAGGGTAATTTATTGGCTCCACTGATTTATTAGACAATTTATCTTCATTTTACTCTGATTTGTTTTCAATTTGTTTAATTTGAGAAGTAATAACATCTAAATTCTTGTAATCAGGAAATAGATTTTTAATTTTTTCTGGAGCCATTAGAGATGGATGCACTTCAGCACCATCTTGTATTAATTTCGCAAAGGTTTTTATTGTTGATTTCAGTCTTTCAAGTTGTTCATGTTCTATACTATCAAAATGTTTGTCTAATATAGCTTGAGCTTCATTTTCTATCAGCATATTTGTCATTTTCTTTTGACTATCAAGTATATCTTCTAAACTCTCATTCTTAATTTCCATACTTTTAACAGTTTGCTCTAATAATTTATTTTCATTAAATTTTTTTGAAATAACAGCTGCAGACCATGCTATACTTGAAATTAATGCTACAGCTGCTTGAGTACCTAAAAAAAGTTCAAGCCAAAAAGAACCAAATTCCCAATGATTTATTTTTAAAGTTCCATTAATATCTTCATTTATAATAACTTGTGAAATTGATTTTTGAAAAGTTGCCATTGTTTTAATTAATGAATCAAAATCAAGTGGCTCTGGAAGCTTTATACTAATTGATTGTTCATTAGATTTTGGTAGTAATTTTTTAAAAACTAATTGTAGTGACTGAGCACTATCGATAAGATACTTTGCTTTATTATAGATATCAAGTGCTTCTTTTTTAGGTAACGTTAATTGACGGTGAGTTGTTTGATAGAGTTTTGATTGTTTTATATAGTCGATTTCATCTTTATAAATATCTATAATTTCTATAGTTTCCAAAAAAAATTTAAATGAATCAATATTTATTAATTCAGGACTAGATAAGTGTAGGTTTTGTATATCAAGTCTTACATTATTTAATTCAATATCTTCTAAAATCTTTTCAATTTCTTTTAATCTCATATGTTCCCTTCAATTTTATATATAACTAATTATTATTAATAATACATTATATATAAATAATATATAAAAACATCTAATATCTTAACATTAAAACGTAAAGATATTAACTCAATTAAGTATTAAATAATATCAAAAGATATGCAATTATCTATGTTAGTTGTTAAGGTATATTTTAATATCTTGTCATTTTGTATGACTATTGGATGAAAATTTGATAGTTTAATAAAGTGATAAATATATATGTTGTGCTTGGGTTGAACTATTATCAAAATATTTGAGTATAAATAAACTTTTACTGTACCTCTTGGCTTTCTCAACTTTCTTTTGTGGAAAAGAAAGTTGCAAAGAAGCCATCCCTCAAAGTTTCGAAGCCGAAGGTTCCCTCGTTTATTATTTATTGTTTCTGTTTTGTAAAACAATAAATAAACACTCGGCTTCTCAAATGTGGGAAAGTGGGATATTCACCTTTGCATTTTTTAATACCATTTTATTTGAATTGGTGTAATACTCAATAAGTATTTTAAAAGTTCATGGCTAGTGTATTTTAGTCCAGAAATTAAATCTAAATCATTTATTGGAATATAAACATTAATTGTTGACTTACTTACGTCTAATCCGATAGAATACATTTCTTGAACCTTTATTTTAGTATAAAGAGTTCGTTAGGGTAGGATTTCTCCTACCTGATAATTATTATACAAACTTTAGACTTATAAAATACGAACTAGTTATAAAACTGTTCTTGTTGCCACTCAAATTTAAAGTATAACTATCAAACTCGCCATCAAGCTAATTATAAATTATTTTTTATAATTGCTTTAGTTCCGCAACGATATATTATCTTTCAAACTCTTTGGAAATATATTAACTATATTCCCTTAAATGTATTATATAAGTTCCGCAAGGCAGGAAATAATTAGAAAACTGTAGGGAACTTTAGCTTTAACAACGCGTCTGGTGGCTTTTTACCTTACTTTTTGCCACCAAAAAGGAAGAAAGCGTACTCACTTTGTGAGTACAAGAGCAAAAGGAATGCAAGTTCCTTAATGAATAAAAAATTGACATTCTAACGATATTCATATATAATGTACTATTTAAAGGATATAAAATGACACAAAAACAGATTAGTAAATATTTAGACATACCAATAGCTACACTAAATGATTGGAAAAAAGAGAATAGTAATAGAAACAAATTATATCAACTTCTAATTAATCTTGATGAAAAAGAAGTAGAAAAACTATGTCATAAAAAAACTAATCATAGATTTTTTCATATCCTAAATAGAAACATTAATGAAGATTCAAAATTTACCCAAAGCGATATCAAAAAAGCTTTTTCTAAAAAAGATTATCATGATGCAACTATCAAAGAACAAACTATTTATTCTAAATTTTTCAAAGAGCTTGAAGTAGGTGAGTTAGAAGAGTTCACAAAAGCTTTTAATGTGTCAAAAAGAGATATAAAAAGTATATATATTTCTTCTCCTTTTAGAAATCTAAAAGGTGTAGCAAAGGCTTGGGATAAAAGATTTAGATTAAAACACATTGATTTAAATAGTGAGAATAAAAAAGCTGTACCAATTGTATTACAAAATATTTTAAATAGAAAAAAACTAACACATGTATGATTTCTCAAAACAAAAAGCTATGCTTGAAGCGACACTTTTACTTCTAAGAGAGAATAATTTAGTAGATATTTCTGCTCTTGGTGGTGGAACAGCATTATCTTCTTATTATTGGAATCATAGATATTCAACAGATATTGATATTTTTATTTATGATAGAGATGATAAAAAACATTTATTGAAAGATACTAATTGGAGTGAAAGAGTTAAAGCTTCTATGGAAAATATTGGATATTCAGGAAACTTCATAAATCATCCTATATATTCAGAAATTAGTATTGATAAAGATTCAAAAATACAATTTTTTGATGTAATTAAGAAATCTAAAATACCATATAAAAAAGTTACTTTATGGGAAAATAATATCTTAATTGAAACTATAGAAGAGATTATTGCTAAAAAGATATATTATCGAGCAGATAAAGGTAATACAAGGGATTTATTTGATATTGCAGTAGCATTACATAAAGAACCTGATATTTTTACTAGAACAAGATTAAAAAAAGACAAAATTATTGCATTGTTTGAAACAGTATCTAATATAAATGATAAAGAAGAATTAAAAAGCTTATATTTAGAAGAGATAAAACAGATGAATCCAAATAGTGAATATAGTTTTTTAGCTACAAATACTATTGAATATCTTTTTTTATTACTAGAAAATATTTGTGGAGCATTTGACATGGGATATGAGTTATCTAGTGAAGAGTATAAAGAAATAGAAGAGTACACTTATACTTCTTTAGAAAAATAATGTTCTAATCCTTATGTGTAATGCATTTTAATTAACAAATCATTCTCAAAAACCTTTTTCTGTGCTTTATGTACTTTTTACAACTAAAAAGTAAGAAAGTGGACTCACCCCGTGAGTTCAAGAGATATTAGGAGTGCAAACTCTAAAAACCCTATTTTTCTATCTTTTTCCAAACAGATTTACCAGTAGCACAAACTACACCACTCTCTTTTATCTTAATAGTATGTACAAAAGAGTTCTCTTCCTCATCCCTTTTTGTTAAAGACAAAATCAAATCCCCATAATGAGCCTCTGAAATAAAACGTCCATCAATAAAGTATAAATAGTAATTGTCCAATATCTCATCAGGAATTGATTCCATAAGCCATTGTAGGTATCTTAGATTATTTACATGTTTATTTGTATCAGTATCATACATATTTACTTTAAACTCTTTTTTGTACTCAAAAGAATTAAGGGGTTCAATCTTATTGCTTATATTATGTTCAAGGGATATTTTTTCATAAGATGACCATTTTTCTATAAAATTAGGGTGTATCTTTTTAGGTCTTCTCTTTTTTATATCGTAAAATACCCACAAACCTCTGGCTCTTCCTATAATATTGTAGTTTTTATCATATATAATATTTTCTCTAAAACCTCTAATAGAATGGTATTTTGATATCCATGTTCTTATAATTATCTTTTCTTTATAAAGAGGATATCTTTTCATTTCCATTACACCTGCAAGAAGTACCCATCCAAGGTTTTCAGACATTAAAGATAGTAAATCATGACCTGCATAATAACAATGCTCCGCAGCAGTTTCTTGAAGTAAAGTTAATATAGAAATAGCTGAGGCTTCACCCAATCTATTCATCTCAAAAAATCTTAATTCAAACTCTTTATCAAAATAGTTATCCATAATAACTCCTTTAATAAACAAATATATACCTTTTAAGAATAATTGTCAAATAAAAAATAAAAGGATATTGTAAAAAGATGAATTCAGTCTAAAATATCTACTTATACTGATAAAAATAAAAGGGAAAATTAAATATTACATTATATCATCAAAATTGAATACAGATTTTAATTCTTTTATTTGATTCAATTTATTTTTTTCTAAATCACTAATTTTTTCATAATTTTCTTTTGATTCATACATTAATCGCTTGCTTGAATATACAGAAAGTTGATAACTTTTCAATTCTCCTTCAATTTTATTTTGTAAATCAATATTTTTTTCATCATACCTTTTTAACGCAAATAAATAATTTGATGTATCAATAACTAAGTTATCAAGAGTTTTTTCTTCACAAATTAGATTATTTTTCACACTTAAATAAAATAAAGCATTTTGAAGCACTTTTTTTTGTAAGTTAATATTTTTTAACATTAATTCATTTATTGAGTTTTTATTTGCTTTTTTAGTACAGTATTCAGTTCTATTTAATGCTATCTCTAATGATTTTTTATAATTTATCTCAAATTTTTCTAATGTTTTTTGTGAGTTAATATCTGATGCGTTTAGAGAAATTGTAATAAAAATAAATAAATAAATCAATTTACTTAAATTCACAACCATTTTTTAATCCTTTTAATATATAATATAAAAAATTACTTTAACTGTCATTAAATGTAATAAATATTATATTCTTATATAAATTTAGCTCTATTTATTCTCTTATTAGGATTTTTGGAAAATGATATTAAACTATTTTATAACCCACATTATCATATAATCCCATATTCAAAAAAACAATTAAATTTTTAAAAAACAAAGAGCATTATGATACAACTAAAAAACCTTTCAAAACATTATGGTGAAAAAACACTTTTTACAGATTTAAATCTTATATTAGGACAAGGCCAAAGAGTAGGGCTAGTAGGTAGAAATGGTACTGGTAAATCTACACTATTTAAACTAATACTTGGGGAAGAATCAGCTGATGATGGCGAAATTTCTATTCCTAAAGGTTATAAAATAGGTGCACTTAAACAGCATCTTGTTTTTACAGAAAAAACTCTTAGAGAAGAAACAGCATTAGCTTTAAGTGAAGATGATAAGTATTCTATTTACAAAGTTGAGAAGATACTTTTTGGTCTTGGTTTTACACACGAGGATTTAGAAAAAGATCCTTTATCTTTTTCTGGTGGGTATCAGATTCGTATAAACCTTGCTAAGCTTTTGATTACAGAGCCAAATCTATTACTTCTAGATGAGCCTACAAACTACTTGGATATCTTGTCTTTAAGATGGTTAAAAAACTTTTTAAAGAGTTTTGATGGAGAAGTTATAATTATTACTCACGATAGAGATTTTATGGATGCAGTTTCAACTCATACTATGGGAATCGTTAGAAAGTCTTTATCTATACTTGAAGGCGATACTTATAAGTTTTATTCTCAATTAGAAGCTAATGACGAACACTACGAAAAACAAAAAGAAGCACAAGATAAAAAAAGAAAAGAGTTAGAGGATTTTATTGCTAAAAATAAAGCCAGAGCCTCAACTGCTGCACAAGCCCAATCAAAAGTAAAACTACTTGAAAAAATGGATGAGATGGATGATATTGTTGAAGAAGCAAATTTAAAGTTTGATTTTAACTACAAAGATACGCCGGCGAAAGTTTTACTTGATGTTAGAAATTTGTCTTTTGGTTATATTGAAGATAATATTCTTTTCAAAAATATCTCTTTTAACCTTAAAAAAGGTGAGACTTTAGGGATTATTGGTAAAAATGGTAAGGGTAAATCTACTTTATTAAATAATATTGCTAGAGAACTTACACCTTTATCTGGGAGTATTGATTACCATGTAAGTACTTCTTATGGGCATTTTGGTCAAACGAATATTTCTCATCTAAACCCAAACAATACTATTATGGATGAGATTTATGTTGCTCAACCAAAACTTCCTGAAGCAACTGTACGGGGTATTTGTGGTTCGATGATGTTTAGTGGAGATGATGTAAAGAAAAAAATCTCACTTTTATCAGGTGGCGAGAAAAGTAGGGTGATGTTAGGACAGATTATTGCAAAAGATGTAAATCTGTTGTTTCTAGATGAGCCTACAAACCATTTAGACATGCAATCGATTGATTCCCTTACTGAAGCTATAAAAAACTTTTCTGGCTCAACTATAGTTGTTACACACAGTGAAAAACTATTAAGAGAGGTTTGTGATAGATTGATTGTGTTCTCAAAAGAGGGTGCTGATTGTTTTGATGGAACTTATGATGAGTTTTTAGAAAAAATTGGTTGGGATGAAGAAGAGATTGAAGAGAAGACTAAAAAAAACCCTAAAGTAAACAAAAAAGAGAACAAAAAACTAAGAGCATCAATAATTCAAGAAAGAAACAAAATAACAAATCCTCTTAAAAAAGCTGTTGAGA is a window of Halarcobacter sp. DNA encoding:
- the aceF gene encoding dihydrolipoyllysine-residue acetyltransferase — its product is MSKIVDIFIPDLGADKDVDLIDIMVNVGDTVEEEDGLITLETEKASMDVPTTHGGVIKEILVKVGDKVNSGDLIAKVEVEEEGVSEAPAAEPAKAETPAPTTSAPATESTDSSAPMDLKSAEDELKAISASGAEISCQFVNEQTICSVVEEVYIPDLGADKDVDLIDVMVSVGDTVELDDGLITLETEKASMDVPAPFAGEILELFVKAGDKVNSGDLIAKMVKTVVMESKVPTPAKAAPAPAPEKKEEKAPATVQAAAASVTAESSTVLQEKSKKVYASPSVRRLAREFGVDLGFVKGSGRKGRILKDDVKAYVKEQLNKPAVAAGGTGLGFAFPELKEVDFSQFGEIETVELSRIQKISGPSLHRNWVSMPHVTQFDETDITEMEEFRKAQNAIADGFKLSPLVFVVKAVAKALAIHPKFNASLTPDGQSLVMKKYFHIGVAVDTPNGLVVPVIKDADKKGFKEIALELADLSQKARDGKLKATDMQGASFTISSLGGIGGTYFTPIINAPEVAILGLSKSQMKPVWNGEEFAPRLMLPLSLSYDHKVIDGADGARFTTTLSQLLSDIRLLSL
- the lpdA gene encoding dihydrolipoyl dehydrogenase — translated: MGKIVDIVIPDLGADKDVDLIDVMVAVGDTVEEEDGLITLETEKASMDVPTTHGGVIKEILVKVGDKVNSGDLIARVEVEEEAAAEAPAPKTEAPKAAPAKPAPTSTDTSGAGEVKGQVLVIGAGPGGYSAAFRCADLGLDTVLVERHDTLGGVCLNVGCIPSKALLHVAKVIEEAEHINHAGIKFAKPEIDLPGVAAYKSGVVKRLTDGLAGMAKMRNVKVIQGTASFIDENSVVVNHTKDDGKTVVKFDSCIIAAGSQSSKMSFIPHEDPRIWDSTNALEVKEVPKKMLIMGGGIIGLEMGTVYQKLGSEVDVVIRGPQVMTGTDKDIVKVYTKANEERFNFMFKTQTQAIIPKEDGIYVEFKGDNAPAPKTYDAVLVAMGRSPNGLKIGLENTGIEVDEKGFISVDNQMRTKVPHIFAIGDIIGGPMLAHKAVHEGHVAAEVIAGHKVFFEPKQIPGIAYTFPEIATAGMSEIDAKEAGINYEVSSFPWSASGRAIASDVSGAGMTKLIFDKDTHQLIGGAIVGDNAGELLGEISLALEMDCDAEDIGLTIHAHPTLHESVGMCAEIFHGSITDLPNAKAVKKK
- a CDS encoding nucleotidyl transferase AbiEii/AbiGii toxin family protein: MYDFSKQKAMLEATLLLLRENNLVDISALGGGTALSSYYWNHRYSTDIDIFIYDRDDKKHLLKDTNWSERVKASMENIGYSGNFINHPIYSEISIDKDSKIQFFDVIKKSKIPYKKVTLWENNILIETIEEIIAKKIYYRADKGNTRDLFDIAVALHKEPDIFTRTRLKKDKIIALFETVSNINDKEELKSLYLEEIKQMNPNSEYSFLATNTIEYLFLLLENICGAFDMGYELSSEEYKEIEEYTYTSLEK
- a CDS encoding acyl-ACP thioesterase domain-containing protein — its product is MDNYFDKEFELRFFEMNRLGEASAISILTLLQETAAEHCYYAGHDLLSLMSENLGWVLLAGVMEMKRYPLYKEKIIIRTWISKYHSIRGFRENIIYDKNYNIIGRARGLWVFYDIKKRRPKKIHPNFIEKWSSYEKISLEHNISNKIEPLNSFEYKKEFKVNMYDTDTNKHVNNLRYLQWLMESIPDEILDNYYLYFIDGRFISEAHYGDLILSLTKRDEEENSFVHTIKIKESGVVCATGKSVWKKIEK
- a CDS encoding ABC-F family ATP-binding cassette domain-containing protein, whose amino-acid sequence is MIQLKNLSKHYGEKTLFTDLNLILGQGQRVGLVGRNGTGKSTLFKLILGEESADDGEISIPKGYKIGALKQHLVFTEKTLREETALALSEDDKYSIYKVEKILFGLGFTHEDLEKDPLSFSGGYQIRINLAKLLITEPNLLLLDEPTNYLDILSLRWLKNFLKSFDGEVIIITHDRDFMDAVSTHTMGIVRKSLSILEGDTYKFYSQLEANDEHYEKQKEAQDKKRKELEDFIAKNKARASTAAQAQSKVKLLEKMDEMDDIVEEANLKFDFNYKDTPAKVLLDVRNLSFGYIEDNILFKNISFNLKKGETLGIIGKNGKGKSTLLNNIARELTPLSGSIDYHVSTSYGHFGQTNISHLNPNNTIMDEIYVAQPKLPEATVRGICGSMMFSGDDVKKKISLLSGGEKSRVMLGQIIAKDVNLLFLDEPTNHLDMQSIDSLTEAIKNFSGSTIVVTHSEKLLREVCDRLIVFSKEGADCFDGTYDEFLEKIGWDEEEIEEKTKKNPKVNKKENKKLRASIIQERNKITNPLKKAVEKYEAEIIELEDYIEKEQAELIQASNAGDNSKVIELSKNVTTSEKKVEELFEKLEENQLELDEIMEEYDKKLEEL